The following are encoded in a window of Amycolatopsis lexingtonensis genomic DNA:
- a CDS encoding tryptorubin family RiPP precursor, which translates to MKLVRLVKKALPKKSLKSYAWYGWI; encoded by the coding sequence GTGAAGCTCGTCCGGCTGGTCAAGAAAGCGCTTCCCAAGAAGAGCCTGAAGTCGTACGCCTGGTACGGCTGGATCTGA